In one window of Frigoriglobus tundricola DNA:
- a CDS encoding sigma factor-like helix-turn-helix DNA-binding protein — protein sequence MKLSPVRLPDRPAAAVEPDDTAAVVDAEIANLPAIFRSAVLLCEIEGVSRADAAVRLGIHPGTLSSRLAAARKLLAGRLRRRGVGAVTGLGTAVVPEALARAAASRADGRASGTVLKLSQGVRTMLDSKLMLTAAVACVALAGSLFAMNPAARVAPGTPQPQRAPEPATKGPAAKKPAEWKVLFTLKHTHRVAAVAACADLIVAAADTGGEKDYVRFWNASDGTASDLEITPLGFSVPVRFNFLRFTTDGTHLIVGTEHSGTRYRRRPGGLAADILDSYDLLACSADMNTLLVRKDHGAFKDPKPNRLYLHVNPWAVPENFLKKLAVFDEDCEAITHADVSADDQRIAIAGDDAVVRVYNRNNLKLLHKVTLPKQTKVTAVRLSDGGRRLAVVGEKGFAKLFDDAGKEVCDLKGHEGTIAAVAFAPDGKRVVTASGKVARIFDATNGKRVGELIGHEDLVTAVAFSSDGKRMVTGSADQTAKVWESQE from the coding sequence GTGAAGCTCTCCCCGGTGCGGCTCCCGGACCGGCCGGCCGCGGCCGTCGAACCCGACGACACGGCCGCGGTGGTGGACGCCGAGATCGCGAACCTGCCGGCGATCTTCCGTTCGGCGGTGCTGCTGTGCGAGATCGAGGGCGTCAGCCGGGCCGATGCCGCCGTTCGGCTCGGGATCCACCCGGGGACGCTGAGTAGCCGGCTGGCGGCGGCGCGGAAGCTCCTGGCCGGTCGGTTACGGCGTCGAGGCGTCGGGGCTGTCACCGGCCTGGGCACGGCAGTGGTTCCCGAGGCGCTGGCGCGGGCGGCGGCGAGCCGGGCGGACGGGCGGGCGTCGGGAACCGTACTCAAACTTTCTCAGGGGGTGCGAACCATGCTGGACTCGAAGCTGATGTTGACGGCGGCCGTGGCGTGTGTGGCGCTCGCCGGAAGCTTATTCGCGATGAACCCGGCGGCGCGGGTCGCGCCCGGGACGCCACAACCCCAGCGGGCGCCCGAGCCCGCCACGAAGGGGCCGGCGGCGAAGAAGCCGGCAGAGTGGAAGGTGCTGTTCACCCTGAAGCACACGCACCGGGTGGCGGCCGTCGCGGCGTGCGCGGACCTGATTGTGGCCGCCGCCGACACCGGCGGGGAGAAGGATTACGTCCGGTTCTGGAACGCGAGCGACGGCACGGCGTCGGACCTGGAAATCACCCCACTGGGTTTCAGCGTGCCGGTCCGGTTCAACTTCCTCCGGTTCACGACGGACGGCACCCACCTGATCGTGGGGACGGAGCACTCGGGCACGCGCTACCGGCGGCGGCCCGGCGGCCTCGCCGCCGATATCCTGGATAGTTACGACTTGCTGGCGTGCTCGGCCGATATGAACACACTCCTCGTGCGGAAAGATCACGGTGCATTCAAAGACCCCAAGCCGAACCGCCTCTACCTGCACGTCAACCCGTGGGCCGTGCCGGAGAACTTCCTCAAGAAGCTGGCCGTGTTCGACGAGGATTGCGAGGCCATCACGCACGCGGACGTCTCCGCGGACGACCAGCGCATCGCCATCGCCGGGGACGACGCGGTGGTCCGGGTGTACAACCGCAACAATCTGAAGCTCCTGCACAAGGTCACGCTGCCGAAGCAGACCAAGGTCACCGCGGTGCGCCTGTCCGACGGCGGCCGGCGGCTGGCCGTGGTCGGAGAGAAGGGCTTCGCGAAGCTATTCGACGACGCGGGCAAGGAGGTGTGCGATCTGAAGGGGCACGAGGGCACGATCGCAGCCGTCGCATTCGCCCCGGACGGGAAGCGGGTGGTGACCGCTTCTGGCAAGGTCGCCCGGATCTTCGACGCGACGAATGGAAAGCGAGTGGGCGAACTCATCGGCCACGAAGACCTGGTGACGGCCGTCGCGTTCAGCTCCGACGGCAAGCGGATGGTCACAGGTTCGGCGGACCAGACCGCGAAAGTGTGGGAATCTCAGGAGTGA